The genomic region CATGTACTGGATGGTTCCCGAGCACCTGGCTTCTCGTTTTCAGCCGGGCATGGTCGTTGCCGCCGTGGGCCATCCCGTCGTCTGGCCTTCGAGCAAGCGAGGCAAACGGCTGGAATGGCTGCAGGTGAAGAACCTGGAACCGCTCTCCCTGGGTGAGACGCCCCGACGCCTGCAGGCGAAGCGCCTAGCTGCCGAGGGGCTGTTGGGTCGCCGTCCCCGGCGGGAGTGGCCTGTCGACGCTGCGCGCGGGTCGGTGCGCCTTCACCTGGTGATAGGGGACAAGGACACCGCCTTGCCGGGCCTTCGCCATCAACTGCGCAAAGGGCGCCGTTTTCAGTTGCAGGTGCATGCGACTGACATGAATAAGGCCGATGAGGTGGCCCTCGCCATCACGGAGGCGGCGCGGGTCGGCGGACAGTTTCTCCTCCTCGTCCAGCAGGAGGCCGACAATTTCCTGCTCTTTGATGATCCGGCGGTCTTGCGGGCGCTGTCCCAGAACCGCCTTTATACCATCCTCGTCCAGCCGGACTGCAAAGTGAAGCCTTTTGGCTACTGGTGGGCTGATGAGTGGCTCGACAACCCCCATTTGGCCGCGCAACGCATCGTCAGCCGCTGTTGGTCCATCTGGAAAGGGCCCCGCGAGAAGGAGCGTTTGAAACAGGCCGTCCTGGACCAGACCCAGAAAGACCGCTCCCGCTTCGCCTCCGAATTGAGCCGGCTACGGCGGGAGAACAGTGAACTTGCAGACCAGTTGGCCAACCTCAGTCCGCAGCGGATCGAGGAACTGGAGAATCGCCTCAGCGAGGCCGAGGGTGAACTGAAGCGTTCTGAGGAGCGTCGTCGTGTCATCCTCGCTCAGTTGTTCGACCTGGAACAGGAACGGGATGACATAAAACGCAAGCTGGACCTGTCAGAGGGCGGGGGCATCGTCGCGGAAGCGCCCGTCGATCTGTCGGCCGAGGTGGAAAAGGTCCGCCGCCAGGAGGAGTACCGCCGCATGCTCGTCGAGGACGAGCGGGACCGCCTGGAGGCCGAAAACAAGCGACTGCTGGCCCGCCTGGAAGAGACGGCGCCCCTGGTGGTGGAGGAACTCCGCCAGAAGGCGGCCGTTGCGGAGATGGAACTGGGCCGCTCGGAGGAGCGGCGCGAACAGTTGTCCGAGTTTCTCTTCCTGCTGGAGCAGGAGAACCGCGAAATGAAAGGCCGGCTCGGCTTTCGGGAAGAACTGGAAACGCCATCCGATGGCCGCCCCCGCTCTCCCGAGGAGGAACTGATCATCGGCAAGGCCCGCCTCTACGAGGAGATCCACGACCTGCTGGTGAAGGAGGAACTGGAGCGCCTCCAGCGAGAGGTAAAGCGGCTCCGCGACCTCATGGCGTCCTGCTCGCCGGCCTTGCTCACGTCATTGCGAGACGAATTGGAGATCACCCGCGCCCAGTTGGAGCATTCGGAAGCTTTGCGGGAGGAACTGCAAAAGGGACAGGAGAACATGCGCCAGGAGTTGCGGCGGGTGCGCGACGAGCGGCTGGGGATTGGCGGCGCGCGAATAGGCGAGGAAAGCACAGTTGCTTCGAAGCAGTCGGAGAAGTCGTCCCGTAGGGATGAAGCCGAATTCGTGGCGGGACTGACGGCCTCGTCCGATCTGACGACGAAAGGTGAAACCGGCGAAACGGCGCAACGTGACCGGGAGCAAGGGGCACAGGCGCCAGGGACGCAGGGGAGAGGGACCCAGGATCTAGAGACGCAGGAGCAAGGAGAACAGACGGAAGACCTGCTGGGGAAGGCCGTGGAGTTTTTCCGTCACGGATTCCGGTTGGGGCGGAAGAGGTAAAACGAAGTAAAGATCTACGAGAACGTAACCCTCTGCTAAAGACGCATGCGCAAAAGAAGGTGGAGATATGAAAACCTTCATAAGGGTGGGGGCTTTTCTGCTGGTTGCGTGGCTGTTGGTTACGGCCTATTACTACCGAGGCTACCCCTTTTTCCGAAATAGTACATGTTCCAGCAAGAGAACCGCCACCACCCCAACGACAAACCCATTCCCCAAAATCGGACGCCACATCGCCGGGAATCCGGCGGTCACGGCCGGAGGCAAAAAGGAGATCACCGTTCCCAACAGAACAGGCAAACCGACGATATACCCATTGTCCATCGACAATGGGTTTTCTGATTCATAGATGATCCGCAAGCCCGTCGCCACCTGGGCGCACATGATGTACAGGAGCAGTGTGCCGATCACTACGGGCGGGATGTTGCCGAGCCAATGAATCACCGCAGGAAAAAAGGAGATCAAGAACAGGAGGATGGCCGTGGGCGCCAAGGTGAACCGGGAAGCGCAGCGTGTTGAGGCGATGACACCGGGGCTTAAGGAAAAATTGACAGGGCCGATGACACCCAGGAAGCCGGAGAGGATATTCATCAGACCGGTCACCGTCACCCCCCGGCTGATCCGCGCCTGCATTTCAGTGGCCCCCACCATCGAACCGACCGATTGCATGGAACCGAGGTCATTGATAAACAGCGCCAGGTACGTAAACAAAAACGATACGATCAAGGCCGGTTCAAGGGAGAAATGCAGCGTAAACTCATGAAAAAAAGAGGCGAAGGTCGGGACAGCGCCGGCGCTTCCCGACATGTCGACGGCGGCAGGGGAGAAGACGAGGAAATAGACGAGCGAACCGGCCAGCATCGCCCAGATGATCAACGTCGATTTCCACAGTCCCGTCAGCACCCGGCTGATCGACACCAGAACCGCCAGAAAGGCCAGGGAAAAGAGCAGGTGCAGCGGGGGAGATACCCCCGTTCCCGGCGCGATGATCAGGTTCATGATCGTCGGCAGGAGCGTAAAGGCGATCAGCAGCAGGATGACGGCCACCACGCGAGGGGGAAACAAACCTTTCAGGTGATCGAGCCATCCGGTGGCGCCGGCGAGGGTGAGCAAGCCGCCGCCGATTATCGTCGCCGTGTACATCGCGTCGATGCTGCTGCCGGCGTTGGCGGTGATGCCGATGAGCAACACCGAGGCGGGACCGGTGATCAGGGGGAGGCGATGGCCCCGGTAGACCTGGATGAGCAGCATCACTGCTGTCGTAAAAAACAATTTTTGCAGGTACAGGATCTGCGCCGCCGGATCGGCGAAATGCGACGCGGCTACGATTTTCCCGAGGATGATGATCAGAGGGACGGTGATGGCCAGCCACTGGAGGCCAAAAATCAGGTTCTCTCCCAAGGGCGGGCGTTCATCCAGGCCGTAACGGTATGATGGCTTGTCCAACAGGCTCACTCCAAGCATCTCGTCGTCATTTCTTCAAAAACAATAACATGCCTCAACAAGGAGCGCTATTTCCTATCCGCCTGCCGGCAAATAAATATGCCACAGGCGGTTTTTCATGCAGTTTATCATGAGAAGGATTTAGGCAAAAGCTGTCGAATCAAATCAAACGTTTGGTTTAGAAATATTTATCAATATATGCAAAGGAATGGGTGTGATGAAACTCCCACATTGTCTAAAAATCGCCTCTTTTTAGCAGCTAGCCTCCTGATCAGCCCGATCAGTTTTGCCAATGAGGGTATTCCCGCGAAAGGGGACGAGGGCCACAGCCCGTCGTAGAACCCCTACGGTGACGGCGGAAGCAGCGTCACTTACGAGTGGGGTCCTGATTACAGCAAAAAGCCGGTCGAATCCTTCTGGATCAACCTGGAGACGGATGCGAAGACAGGCCGGGTCATCCGATACAATGTGCTGAGCGATCAACAGGGGAATCAGACGAAGGCGATCACGGACGAGGAAGCCGACAAAAGGGCGATGCAGTTTTTCACATCCCCAGAACGGAAAGAGTACCTGTTGCAGCGGACGAAAATCAGACCCCGGCCTGACTGGGTGGACAGCAGCAAGCTCGATCCCCACCCGAAGCCGACCTATGAGTATTATTTCAGGCATACGAAAAACGGTATTCCCATCGAAGGCTGCCTGGATTCGGTAAGCGTTGACGCCGTCACCGGCCAGATCGTCGGTTATAGCACGCGAGGGGTGAAAGAGGCGCCCCTGCCGGAAGCGAAGGGGATCATCACCCCGGAAAAGGCGAAAGCCGAGTACATCAAACATACCCCGCTGCAGGTGACCTAAACCTGGTCGAACTATTACAATCTCATCGCGCCGGCGCCGCAACTCGTTTACATTCGCGATTGGAAAGCGGGCGTCATCGCCATTGACGCCGTAACGGGCATGCCCATAAAAAACCTGCCCTAAAATACGCGAATAGCGTACGCGCGAAGAGGTGGGAAAAGAGAGCCCTTGCCGCAAGCAAAAGGCGTCATCGCGCCGGAAAAAGCGAAAGTCGAATTTCTCAAACATGTTGCCCTGCAGCCATACTATGTCTGGCCCTCCTATTATGACGCGCTGGTGCCGGATCCCAGGCTGGTCTATGTCCCTGAATGACCCCTTTTGCCGACAAAGGAAGCGCAGGTGAGAGAATGTTGAAGTGGCGAAAAGTAATCTTGTTGACGATCGCAACGCCGTTGCTATTTATCGCGATTTTCGCTTTTGTCATCGGTTCGAAATTTTTCTTTCTTTGCCCCCTGGGTTGGAAAGAATCCAACCCTTTGGACAACGCCAAAGACAAACACCTTCCTCCCACAAGAATCTCCATCATCGCCTGTGATCAGGACGAAAACATCGCGGGGCCAAAGCAACTATTGACGGATGATCCATCAGTGATCCGCAAGATCACCGATGAATTGGATTCCCTTGTCATCACGAACCTGAAAGACCTGCCGAAAAAAGAACCCTATTATGAACTCCATTATGAAAGAGAACCGTCCGAATTGGTGTATCCTTTTCGCTATTACCCTCGCTCCGATATCGTCAATTTTTGCGGCCCCACTGAGTATGGAGACATTACGAGTTTTCGGGCAAGTCAGGAATTAAAAAAACAAATCCGAGAAAAGGGTTTTTAGCGGGGTACGTAAGCCCATCCCTCTCCGGGCATCCTACAAAGGGAGGTGATGGGCTTTCTTTGCAGAACGTCACCAGGCTCCCGGTCTGAGCGAAGCGGAAGATCTGGCGTTGCTGATGGCCATCCAACAGAGCTATGAACAATCGGCCTGGGATACGCGGCTGTTTATGCGACGAGTGCAGCGGGCCGGTATCACCATTCCCCCCGATGTTCAGGAACTGCTGGAAGAACGGATCGAAACAGCGATTGCCGTCTCCGAGTCTTCCCAGAACGAGATCCGGCGACGAAGAACCCATCGGCTCTTATAGGCGATCTTACCTTCGGGTGAGGTCGCTTTTTTGCTGTTTAGCGTGCTTGCTGTAGCCGTAGCCCTACGAAGAACGATTCGGCGCAGTCAAATTCTGAGTTCATTAAAAATCGCTGGTTAATCGGAAAACTGTCTAGTAATTCCGAAAAATATTCTTGCCGCCTCCTCCCTCAACTCTGTACAATGGATCCATGGTCGCTGACAAAAAGCGCGACAGATTGAAGCAATGTTCCATATGAGGAGAGGAGAGACGAGCGTGAGCGAACCGATTCGCAAAATCATGCTGGACGAGAAGTCCATTCCTACCGCTTGGTACAACGTACAGGCCGATATGCCGAACCCAGCCGAGCCGGCCCTTCATCCCGGCACCCTGCAGCCCCTGGGACCGGCCGATCTGACGCCCATTTTTCCGATGGAACTGATCAAACAAGAGGTCAGCACCGAACGCTGGATCGAGATCCCCGAAGAGGTGCGGGAGTTGTACAAGCAGTGGCGGCCCACGCCTGTCTACCGCGCGACGGGGCTGGAAAAGCTCCTCGACACGCCGGCAAAAATCTACTACAAGTACGAGGGGACAAGCCCCGCCGGCAGCCACAAACTGAACACGGCCCTCCCGCAGGCTTACTATAACAAAGCGGCCGGCATCAAACGGCTGGCTACGGAAACAGGCGCCGGCCAGTGGGGAAGCGCCCTGTCGCTGGCCTGCACCTTCTTCGGCCTGGAATGTGTCGTCTACATGGTGAAGGTCTCCTACAACCAGAAGCCCTACCGCAAATCCTTTATGCAGGTCTATGGCGCCGAGGTCATCCCGTCGCCGTCGATGCGCACCGCCTCCGGCCGCCAGGTCCTGGAGGCGAATCCCGATTCTCCCGGCAGCCTGGGCATCGCCATCTCGGAAGCCGTCGAGGACGCCGCCTCCCGCGAGGACACCAATTACGCCCTCGGCAGCGTTTTGAACCATGTCATCCTGCACCAGAGCGTCATCGGCCTGGAGGCGAAAGCCCAACTGGCCATGGTCGATGAATACCCTGACGTGGTTCTCGGCTGCTGCGGCGGCGGCAGCAACTTCGCCGGCATCGCCTTCCCCTTCCTGGCCGACCGCTTCCAGGGCAAGAAGGTGCGCCTCGTCGCCGTCGAGCCCGATGCCTGCCCGACGCTGACCAAGGGCGTCTTCGCCTACGACTACGGCGACCTGGCCAAGTTGACGCCGGTGGCCAAGATGTACACCCTCGGCCACGACTTCGTGCCCCCCGGCTTCCACTCCGGCGGTCTCCGCTACCACGGCGACTCGCCGCTCGTCAGCCAACTCTACCATGAGGGCTTCCTGGAAGCCCAAGCCTATGGACAGACGGCCATCTTCGAAGCCGCTCTTGCTTTCGCCCGCAGCGAGGGGATTATCCCGGCGCCCGAATCGGCCCACGCCATCGCCGGCGCCATCGCCGAAGCGAAAGCGGCCAAAGAGGCCGGCGAAGCCCGCACCATCCTCTTCTGCCTCTCCGGCCACGGCATCTTTGACCTGGGTGCTTACGAGGCCTACCTCTCCGGCGGGCTCAAGGACGTGCCCTACTCGGAAGAGGCACTGGCGAAGAGTCTGAACAACCTACCGAAGGTCTAGGACAGGGCGCTCAAGATAGAATAGGACGAACCAAAGTGAACTTAATATGGAAATAAAAGGGAGAACGGGGAATACCCCCGTTCTTTTCCTGTTTTCATCGAATGACTATGATACAGGTTTTATACATACCAATCATTAATGTGTTTCACAAGGTGTTCGGCTTCGGTGATCATAGAATTATCTGAATCATCGAGAACACTTCAAAAAATTTCATTAAAAAAGGTGGTTGTTCAACGTGGCAGCAAGGCAAGGCATCGGCAAATGGTTGCTCATCGGTGGACTCTCGCTTGGGGCGTTCCTGAACGGAAGCCCCCTGTCTCCGGCCCATGCGGCTGTTCCCCAGGTCTACGTCAACAACACGGCCCTTACCGCCAACGTGGCCCCCGTCAACCAGCAAGGCGTCCTGCAGGTTCCGGCAAAGGAACTGGCGAGCGCCCTCGGCGGCAGTTTTTTCTTTGACGCCAACACGAACCAGGGAACCATTAAAGTGGGTGATGATGAAGCGGTGTTTCTGCTGAACTCGCCGACGGTCACCTTCAACGGCAAGCACATCACCGCCCCGGCCCCCATGGTCTTGGCCAGTAACCGCTTCATGGTCCCTGCCGACTTCCTTTGTGACACCCTGGGACTCGTCAGCGTCGCCACCGGAGACCTGCTTCAGGTATACAAGCCCATAAACGGCAAGATCACCTACTCGGTCATGAGCGGTGACACCCTCTGGCGGATCTCCCAAAAGTTCGGCACGACCATCTCCTCCATCCAGAGCCTCAACGGGTTGACCTCCGATGTCCTCTATGTGGGACAGAAGTTGATGATCATGCCCCAACTCCCGCCGGCGGTGACCGTCACGGCCACCATGTCCAGTTCGGGCACCTTTTTCAGCAGCCCCAATTTTAGCGCCTCTGCCATCGGCTACCTCCAGCCCGGAACGACGCTCACCGTTCTCGGCAAGTCAGGCGACTGGTACAAGGCGCAATCCCATCTCGGGGTCGGCTATCTCTACCGCTCCGTCCTCCGGGTGAATCAGGACATCACCCCCGCCCCGGCGCCGGCCAATATTTTCGCTGCGAAAATCCCTGTCGACACCTCCAGAGATACGGTGACCTACCAGTCCTACACCGTTGTCAGCGGCGATACGGTCTGGTCGATTGCGGAACGATATGGGATCCTGAAGGATGAAATCTGCGCTGTCAACGGCCTGGGCGACGGTTCCAACCTCAAGGTCGGCCAGGTGCTGAAAATTCCTGTCCATAACGTGGCCTCGCAGCCGCTCTTGGGACCCCAGTTCGGCGAGGTGTTCGATTGGTTCAGCCAGGGGCAGTACGTATTCAGTACCGGCAAGGTGGGCAAGCTCGTTGACTTGGCGACCGGACGAAGCTTCATGATCCAGCGTACCATGGGGGCCAACCACGCTGATGTGGAAACGCTGACCGCCGCCGATACGCAAGTCATGAAAGAGATCTTCGGCGGCTTTACCTGGAACCGCCGGCCCTTCATCCTGTACGTGGACGGCCGCAAAATCGCCGCCTCCGTCTCCGGCATGCCCCACGCCGGTGTGGACAGCGCCCCTTATCTGGCGAACGTGTCCTGGCGCAGCGGCAACTACGGCGCCGGTCCCAACTATGACCGGATCAAAGGCAACGGGATGGATGGTCACATCGATCTTTACACCCTCAACGGCATCGGTCACTCGGAACCGACAGTCAGCGCGCCTCATCAGGTGGGCGTGCTGATGGCGGGCGGGCTGGAGTAGTGACAAGCTGCAGGGCAGCCTAGCGGACGGCTTTGTTAATCACCGAATCGTGTCACAAATGATGAAGTAGAAGTAAAAGGGACAAAGAAAAAAGGAAATGAAAAGAGCAGGTGCGGCCTTTACGCTAGCCCCTGCTCTTTTTGTTTGATGACATTTCAAATCTATCTTGCTTGGTTTATCTTGGCTTTTGACACTATCATCGCTATCAAACCGGATGATCCCGGTTGTCTCTTGACGTTACTCACGCTTCTCGCTATCGACGACCCGGGCGTCGACCGGCTTGGCTTTGTCGCCAGGCGTCTTCTCCGGGGTGACTTCCTCTTTGAATTCGCGAATGCTCTGACCGAGGCCCTTGCCGATCTCGGGAAGCCGCTTTGCGCCGAAGAGGAGCAGCACGATGCCCAAAACGACCAGCCATTGCCATATGCTAGTGAACAATCCGAAGGTGTACACGCCAAATGCCTCCTGCCGTCAGGCTTCTGTTCCAGCCCTGTCGATGCTTTTTTCAGATGATTTCTTCCAGTATACCAGAAGGTTGAGGCCGTCTCAAGTTTCCTGTCACAGTGGTGTCGAAAAATGCGGAACCGGTTCAGCATAAAAAAGGAAAAGCGCGCCGAAAACAAGAATTAGTCCACATAAACAGAACCAAAGAGAGCAGGGGTGTACTGCTTTGACGACATCGAAACTGAAGGATCCGGCTTTGGACAGGCTCTTTGAGGCCATCCTCCTGCTGGGGGATGTGGATGAGTGCTACCGGTTTTTCGAAGACATCTGCACCGTCGCCGAACTGAAGGCGCTGGCCCAGCGGCTGGATGTAGCGAAGATGCTGGAACAGGATGCGACCTATACCCATATCGCCGAAAAGACTGGCGCCAGCCCGGCCACCATCTCCCGGGTCAAGCGCTGCCTCATCTACGGCGCCGACGGATACCGCCTGATCCTCCAGCGGTTGCGCGAGAAAAAAAGCGTTGACACCCCCCAGACCCCGTGATACGCTAATAACGTCACTTTTCACTTCATTTAGTTAAAGCGATAAAGCAATTAAGTGATAGAGCAACGGAGAAAAGGGGATGGCGAGACGATGGCCAAAGAGGGAAACCTCCTGCAGATCCCGCCGGGGATGCGCGACCTGCTGCCCGGCAACGCCCGGGAAAAACGCTTATTGGAAAACGAATGGGTGAAACTATTCTCCTCCTGGGGCTACCAGGAAGTTGCCACACCGACGGTGGAATACCTGGACACGCTGGCCCTCGACACTGGCGAAGAGATCCGGGACCGGCTCTTCCAGTTTTTTGACCGCCAGGGCCGCATCCTGGCCTTGCGTCCCGAGATGACGACGCCCATCGCCCGGCTCGTGGCGACGCGGTTGCGGCAGTGTCCCTTTCCGCAGCGCCTCTTTTACGCCGCCAACGTCTTTCGTTACGAAGAGCCCCAGGCGGGACGGCAGCGGGAGATTTCCCAGGCCGGCGTCGAACTGGTCGGCGCGCCGGGCCCTCTGGCCGACGCCGAGGTGATCGCCATGGCCGTCGAGGCCTTGCGCGCCTCTGGGCTGGAGGATTTTCAGATCTCCCTCGGACAGATCGAGGTCTTCAACGGCGTCATGGAAGAACTTCCCCTCGACGCCCCCACGAAAGCCCGTGTGCGGGCGCTGGTGGCGAAGAAGGATTTTGTCAGTCTCGAAGAGTTGCTGGCCACTTCCGGCCTTGACAAGGCACAGTCCGACCTGCTGCTGAAGCTCCCGACCTTGCACGGCGGCCGGGAGGTGCTCATCCAGGCGCTGCCGCTGGCCGTCAACGAGCGCGCCCGCCGCGGCCTGGAGAACCTGCGGGCCGTCTACGAAGGCTTGCGGACCTTCGGCGTCGAGGACTATGTGGCCATCGACCTGGGCGTCCTGCGTGGCTTTGATTACTACACCGGTGTTGTCTTCGAAGGCTACACGGTCGGTCTCGGCTTTCCCATCTGCGGCGGCGGTCGCTATGACAGCCTGCTTGGCCAGTTCGGCTTTGACACCCCCGCAACCGGTTTTGCCCTCGGGCTCGACCGGGTGCTGTTGGCCCTGTCTCGCTCCCGCGAACCGAAACCGGCGCCAGCGTCTGACGTCGTTATCGGCGGCGGCAACCCCTGCAAGATCATGGCCGAGGCCGCGCGGATGCGCAAGAACGGCCTCAGCGTTGAGATCGACCTGATGAACCGGAGCGAGGCGGAACTGGAACAGTACGCTGCCGCCCGGGGGATCGCCCAGTGGTTTTACTACCCTGCGGGGCAGTGCGGCGATTCAGAAGGGGAGAGTGTAGACCTGGAGAACGGGCCGATCCTGTCCGAAATCGGCAACCTGATGCGCCCGCCGGCGGAGGCGCCGGTGGTGGACGCGACGGACGCCGCGCGGGGTCCGGTTGCGGAAGGCGCGCCGGGGTCTGATGCAGAAGGCGCGCCGGTTCCAGCTACGGAAGGCGTGCAGGCGCCTGATACGGGGGCCGCTCTAAAGCCCCATGCGGGAACCGCTCCGAAGCCCGTTGCGGGAACTGTGGAACCTTCCGGGGATGGGCCGCAGTGTCCGACCAAACAGGAACAATAGGGGGGATTGGGACGATGAAAGATATGCTCACGGTGGCGCTGCCGAAAGGGAAACTCTTCGACGACGCCATTGAACTGCTCCAGGAGGCCGGCCTGAACACGAAAGGGCTGTCCGAAAACAGCCGCAAGCTGGTCATCCATCATGAAAAGGACCGGGTCAAGTACATCATCTGCCGCCCCACCGACATCCCCACCTTTGTCGAGTATGGCGCCGCCGACTTCGGCATCGTCGGCAAGGACACCATCGTCGAACAGGATAAAGACATCATGGAACTGGTCGACCTCCGCTTCGGCTTCTGCCGCTTCGTCGTGGCCCTGCCCGACTTAGCCGCCAAGGGGCGCGACCTGACCCAGTTCAACTACCGCCGCGTCGCCACCAAGTTTCCCAAAGTCGCCGAAACCTTTTTCGCCGAAAAAGGGATGCAGGTGGAGATCATCAAGCTCCACGGCAACATCGAGTTGGCGCCCGCTGTCGGCCTCGCTGACATGATCGTCGACATCGTCTCGACGGGGCGCACGCTAAAGGAAAACAACCTGACGGCGGTGGAAGAGATCTTTACGGCCACGGCCCGCCTGGTTGCCAACCGGGTGGCCTACCGTTTGAAACATAAGCGCATCCAGCCCCTCGTCGAGCGGGTGCGCAGCCTCGTGAAAGACAAAGAGGTGACATATTAGGATGGTGCGCCGCATCAGCTATCCGTCGGCCGAGGCCGACGCCTACCTACAGAAAAAGAGTTTCGACGATGTCCAGGTGGCGGAACGGGTGGCCGAGGTCGTAGCTAACGTCCGTAGCCGGGGCACAGCGGCCCTCTTCGAGTACACGAAGCGCTTCGACGGCGCCGATGTGAACGAATCGAACTTCCGCGTCAGCGAGGCCGAGATTGAGGCCGCCTACAGCCAGGTCGATCCGGACGTGCTGGCAGCCCTGCGCCGCGCCTGCGAGAACATCCGTCGCTTCCACGAAAAACAACTCCGGCCCTCCTGGATCGAGCCGGAAGCCGACGGGACCATGCTCGGCCAGTTGATCCGACCCCTGGAGCGGGTCGGCGTCTACGTCCCCGGCGGGCTCGCCTCCTACCCCTCGTCGGTGCTGATGAACGCTGTCCCGGCCAAGGTGGCCGGTGTGCCCCAGGTGGTCATGGCCACGCCGCCCGGCAAGGACGGGTCGATCAACCCTTACTCGCTGGTGGCAGCCAAGGAGGCCGGCGTCGACGAGGTTTACCGCATGGGCGGCGCTCAGGCAGTGGCTGCCATGGCCTTCGGCGTCGGGTTGAAGGCGGTGGACAAGATCACCGGACCCGGCAACATCTATGTCACCCTGGCGAAAAAACAGGTCTACGGCACTGTGGACATCGATATGCTCGCCGGTCCCTCGGAGGTCCTCGTCATCGCCGACGAGAGCGCAACGCCGGCCTATGTGGCCGCCGACTTCCTCTCCCAGGCCGAGCACGACGTGCGGGCGGCCACCGTCCTGGTCACCCCGTCAGCCGCCCTGGCCGAGGCCGTCGAGGCGGAGATCGAGCGCCAACTGGCGGTCCTGCCGCGCCGGGAGATCATGGAGCAGGCCCTTCGCGATAACGGCGCCATCTTCATCGTCCAGGACCTGGAAGAGGCTTGCGAGGTGTCGAACCGATTCGCGCCGGAGCATCTGGAGGTGCTGACGGAGACGCCCTTCGCCCTCCTGGGCAAGCTGACCCAGGCCGGCGCCATCTTCCTCGGCCCCTACTCGCCTGAGCCGGTGGGCGACTACTTCGCCGGCCCCAACCACGTCCTGCCCACGGGCGGCACCGCCCGTTTCTACTCGCCCTTGAACGTGGACACCTTCCAGAAAAAGACGAGCGTCATCGCCTACTCGAAGGCGCGCTTCGACCGGGACGCACGGGATATCATCGCCCTGGCGAAGGCGGAGGGGCTGGACGCCCACGCGAACGCGGTGGCGGTGCGGCTGGAAAATAAAGAAGGCTAGAAAATCAAGAATATCAATCCCGCTAACGTCTGATTTGGCCGAACGCTCACCGAAATCAGGCGTTGAAGGGTAACAGGCTGAAAAGGATTCGCGGCTGAAAAAGCACGTCGTTCAATGTAGAGCCGCTTAAAAGTAATGTAGAAAGGACGTCCGCCAAATGAACGATCCGTTGCGCTGGGTGCGGCAAGACATCCGCGACATCGTGCCCTACCAGGCCAAGGTCTATCCGGAAGGGGTCAAGGTGGACGCCAACGAAAACCCCTTCCCCTGGCCGGCCTCTTATGTAGAAAAGCTGCAAACAGACCTGGCCGCCTACCCCTTTTCCCGTTACCCCGACGGGGAGGCGAAAGACCTGCGCCAGGCCTTGAGCGCCTACACGGGGC from Heliomicrobium undosum harbors:
- the tatA gene encoding twin-arginine translocase TatA/TatE family subunit produces the protein MYTFGLFTSIWQWLVVLGIVLLLFGAKRLPEIGKGLGQSIREFKEEVTPEKTPGDKAKPVDARVVDSEKRE
- a CDS encoding YerC/YecD family TrpR-related protein, whose product is MTTSKLKDPALDRLFEAILLLGDVDECYRFFEDICTVAELKALAQRLDVAKMLEQDATYTHIAEKTGASPATISRVKRCLIYGADGYRLILQRLREKKSVDTPQTP
- the hisZ gene encoding ATP phosphoribosyltransferase regulatory subunit; translated protein: MAKEGNLLQIPPGMRDLLPGNAREKRLLENEWVKLFSSWGYQEVATPTVEYLDTLALDTGEEIRDRLFQFFDRQGRILALRPEMTTPIARLVATRLRQCPFPQRLFYAANVFRYEEPQAGRQREISQAGVELVGAPGPLADAEVIAMAVEALRASGLEDFQISLGQIEVFNGVMEELPLDAPTKARVRALVAKKDFVSLEELLATSGLDKAQSDLLLKLPTLHGGREVLIQALPLAVNERARRGLENLRAVYEGLRTFGVEDYVAIDLGVLRGFDYYTGVVFEGYTVGLGFPICGGGRYDSLLGQFGFDTPATGFALGLDRVLLALSRSREPKPAPASDVVIGGGNPCKIMAEAARMRKNGLSVEIDLMNRSEAELEQYAAARGIAQWFYYPAGQCGDSEGESVDLENGPILSEIGNLMRPPAEAPVVDATDAARGPVAEGAPGSDAEGAPVPATEGVQAPDTGAALKPHAGTAPKPVAGTVEPSGDGPQCPTKQEQ
- the hisG gene encoding ATP phosphoribosyltransferase encodes the protein MKDMLTVALPKGKLFDDAIELLQEAGLNTKGLSENSRKLVIHHEKDRVKYIICRPTDIPTFVEYGAADFGIVGKDTIVEQDKDIMELVDLRFGFCRFVVALPDLAAKGRDLTQFNYRRVATKFPKVAETFFAEKGMQVEIIKLHGNIELAPAVGLADMIVDIVSTGRTLKENNLTAVEEIFTATARLVANRVAYRLKHKRIQPLVERVRSLVKDKEVTY
- the hisD gene encoding histidinol dehydrogenase; the protein is MVRRISYPSAEADAYLQKKSFDDVQVAERVAEVVANVRSRGTAALFEYTKRFDGADVNESNFRVSEAEIEAAYSQVDPDVLAALRRACENIRRFHEKQLRPSWIEPEADGTMLGQLIRPLERVGVYVPGGLASYPSSVLMNAVPAKVAGVPQVVMATPPGKDGSINPYSLVAAKEAGVDEVYRMGGAQAVAAMAFGVGLKAVDKITGPGNIYVTLAKKQVYGTVDIDMLAGPSEVLVIADESATPAYVAADFLSQAEHDVRAATVLVTPSAALAEAVEAEIERQLAVLPRREIMEQALRDNGAIFIVQDLEEACEVSNRFAPEHLEVLTETPFALLGKLTQAGAIFLGPYSPEPVGDYFAGPNHVLPTGGTARFYSPLNVDTFQKKTSVIAYSKARFDRDARDIIALAKAEGLDAHANAVAVRLENKEG